The following are encoded together in the Dyella terrae genome:
- a CDS encoding efflux RND transporter permease subunit, with amino-acid sequence MNISGPFIRRPIGTSLLAMGVFVVGLICYALLGVAALPNMQFPVIFVQASQAGASASTMASTVAAPLERHLGQVPGIDTMRSSSSLGSTQVFLMFETGRNLDSAARDVQAAINAAQSDLPSGLNAPPSYQKANPNDDPIIAFALTSETQSARELYDIADSLLAQRIRQLDGVSEVDILGAATPAVRVDVNLRQLNALGLSPDQLRNALTAANVTSPQGFLSDGKTTMAVTANDSLHTAADFADLVIASNNGVPVRLSDVAKVYDGLQDAYQAAWFQGKPAILMYVYRQSNANIIGTVDRVKDAVPLLRSYLQPGTTLTPYFDGTPTIRASLHEVQATLLISLVMVMLTMALFLRRLAPTLIATAAVPLSLAGAAMVMYILGFTLNNLTLLALVIAIGFVVDDAIVVIENIVRHIDQGMTRMEAALAGAKEIGFTIVSITASLVAVFLPLLFMGGITGLFFKEFTITLVAAIIVSAFVSLTLTTSLCGQFLSSHDQDKPTTRVGIALEKFQAGMLGVYSKCLKFSLKHALVFSLTPLVLIGITVLLFGQVKTGLFPPQDTGLIRGRATSGATVSFQDAVERQQRLINMLLKDHDVARVGSRLGTSRQGASGTFDIELKTHAQGRTDDTFAVLARLSAKAARYPDLNVRLRPIQDLPSFGGGGGTSQGAQYQVSLQGDDPEELTLWLPKLVAELKKNPKLKDVGSDVDDAGLQQNIVIDRDKAARLNVGIGTIDGALYNAFGQRQISTIYSDLNQYKVVVNALPNQTATPAAIDAIYVASNSGKMVPLTAFAHQEAGLAPTQISHENQYTVMSMSFNLAPGVSMGEALQIIQATGSQMRLPGDIRINIGGDFRRFQQSQSGMLWLLLGAIVVVYIVLGMLYESLIHPVTILSTLPAAGVGALMALWITDTELSVIAQIALVLLIGIVKKNAIMMIDFALVSRREHGLSASDAAYEASMVRFRPIMMTTMVAILAAVPIAIGLGEGSDLRRPLGIALIGGLLISQSLTLLSTPALYVIFSCLADRFSAWRARFRQPRRLPAGENV; translated from the coding sequence ATGAACATCTCCGGCCCCTTCATCCGCCGCCCGATCGGCACCTCGCTGCTTGCCATGGGCGTGTTTGTGGTGGGTCTGATCTGCTACGCGCTGCTGGGCGTGGCGGCGCTGCCGAACATGCAGTTCCCGGTGATCTTCGTGCAGGCCAGCCAGGCCGGCGCGAGCGCAAGCACCATGGCCTCCACCGTGGCCGCGCCGCTGGAACGGCACCTGGGCCAGGTGCCGGGCATCGACACCATGCGTTCGTCCAGTTCACTGGGCAGCACGCAGGTGTTCCTGATGTTCGAGACGGGGCGGAATCTGGATTCCGCCGCGCGCGACGTGCAGGCCGCCATCAACGCGGCACAGTCCGACTTGCCGAGTGGCCTCAACGCGCCGCCGAGTTACCAGAAAGCCAATCCAAACGACGATCCGATCATCGCCTTCGCGTTGACCTCCGAAACGCAATCGGCGCGTGAGCTGTATGACATCGCCGATTCGCTGCTCGCGCAGCGCATCCGCCAGCTCGACGGCGTGTCGGAAGTGGACATCCTTGGCGCAGCGACGCCGGCCGTTCGCGTTGATGTAAACCTGCGTCAGCTCAATGCGCTGGGCCTGTCGCCCGACCAGCTGCGCAACGCGCTCACCGCTGCCAACGTCACCTCGCCTCAGGGTTTCCTGTCGGACGGTAAAACGACCATGGCGGTGACAGCGAATGACTCGCTGCACACGGCAGCGGATTTCGCGGACCTGGTTATCGCGTCGAACAACGGTGTTCCCGTGCGCCTGTCGGATGTCGCCAAGGTGTACGACGGCCTGCAGGACGCGTATCAGGCGGCGTGGTTCCAGGGTAAACCGGCGATTTTGATGTACGTCTATCGCCAGTCCAATGCCAACATCATCGGCACCGTGGATCGCGTGAAGGACGCCGTGCCGCTGTTGCGCAGCTACCTGCAGCCCGGCACCACGCTCACGCCGTACTTCGACGGCACGCCGACCATTCGCGCTTCGCTACATGAAGTGCAGGCGACGTTGCTGATCAGCCTGGTCATGGTGATGCTGACCATGGCGCTGTTTCTGCGCCGCCTTGCACCCACCTTGATCGCCACCGCCGCCGTGCCGTTGTCGCTGGCTGGCGCCGCGATGGTGATGTACATCCTCGGCTTCACCCTCAACAACCTGACCCTGCTGGCGCTGGTCATCGCCATCGGCTTCGTCGTGGACGATGCCATCGTGGTGATCGAGAACATCGTCCGGCACATCGACCAAGGTATGACGCGCATGGAGGCGGCGCTGGCCGGCGCGAAGGAGATCGGCTTCACCATCGTGTCGATTACCGCCTCGCTGGTTGCCGTGTTCTTGCCACTCCTGTTCATGGGCGGCATCACCGGCCTGTTCTTCAAGGAATTCACCATCACGCTGGTGGCCGCGATCATCGTCTCGGCGTTCGTTTCGCTCACGCTCACCACCTCGCTGTGCGGCCAGTTCCTGAGTAGCCACGATCAGGACAAGCCCACCACGCGCGTCGGTATCGCCCTGGAGAAATTCCAGGCGGGCATGCTGGGTGTCTATTCGAAGTGCCTGAAGTTCTCGCTCAAGCATGCGCTCGTATTCTCGCTGACGCCGTTGGTGTTGATTGGCATCACCGTGCTCCTGTTCGGTCAGGTGAAAACGGGTCTGTTCCCGCCGCAGGACACCGGCCTGATTCGTGGCCGCGCGACCTCCGGTGCGACGGTGTCGTTCCAGGATGCGGTCGAACGTCAGCAGCGCCTGATCAATATGTTGCTGAAGGATCACGACGTCGCCCGCGTGGGTTCGCGCCTGGGCACCAGCCGCCAGGGTGCATCAGGCACGTTCGACATCGAGCTGAAGACACATGCACAGGGCCGCACGGACGACACATTCGCCGTGCTCGCGCGACTGAGCGCCAAGGCAGCGCGCTATCCCGACCTCAACGTGCGTCTGCGTCCCATCCAGGATCTGCCGAGTTTCGGCGGTGGCGGCGGCACCAGTCAGGGCGCGCAGTATCAGGTGTCGCTGCAGGGCGATGATCCCGAAGAGCTGACCCTGTGGCTGCCCAAGCTGGTTGCCGAACTGAAGAAGAACCCCAAGCTCAAGGACGTGGGCAGCGATGTCGACGACGCCGGCTTGCAGCAAAACATCGTGATCGACCGCGACAAGGCCGCGCGCCTCAACGTAGGCATCGGCACCATCGACGGCGCGCTGTACAACGCGTTCGGCCAGCGCCAGATCAGCACCATCTATTCCGACCTCAACCAGTACAAGGTGGTGGTCAACGCGTTGCCGAACCAGACGGCAACGCCCGCCGCCATCGACGCGATCTACGTAGCCAGCAACAGCGGCAAGATGGTGCCGCTCACCGCCTTCGCGCATCAGGAAGCGGGGCTGGCACCTACGCAGATCTCGCACGAAAACCAGTACACCGTGATGAGCATGAGCTTCAACCTCGCGCCGGGCGTGAGCATGGGCGAAGCGCTGCAGATCATCCAGGCGACCGGTTCGCAGATGCGTCTTCCGGGTGACATCCGTATCAACATCGGTGGTGATTTCCGCCGCTTCCAGCAATCACAGAGCGGCATGCTGTGGCTGCTGCTCGGCGCTATCGTAGTTGTCTACATCGTGCTCGGCATGCTGTACGAGAGCCTGATCCATCCGGTGACGATTCTTTCCACTTTGCCAGCGGCAGGCGTCGGTGCGCTGATGGCGCTGTGGATCACAGATACCGAACTGTCGGTGATCGCGCAGATCGCGTTGGTATTGCTCATCGGCATCGTCAAGAAGAACGCGATCATGATGATCGACTTCGCGCTGGTGTCGCGTCGCGAGCACGGGCTCAGCGCCTCCGATGCCGCCTACGAGGCAAGCATGGTGCGCTTCCGCCCGATCATGATGACCACCATGGTGGCGATTCTCGCCGCCGTGCCCATCGCCATCGGCCTGGGCGAAGGTTCGGATCTGCGTCGCCCACTGGGTATTGCGTTGATTGGCGGCCTGCTGATCTCCCAAAGCCTGACCCTGCTCAGCACCCCGGCGCTCTACGTGATCTTCTCGTGCCTGGCGGATCGTTTCAGCGCATGGCGCGCCAGGTTCCGTCAGCCGCGGCGCCTGCCCGCGGGCGAGAACGTCTGA
- a CDS encoding NADP-dependent isocitrate dehydrogenase, translating to MSNTPKIIYTLTDEAPYLATHSLLPIIKAFTSTAGIAVETRDISLAGRIIAQFPDILPDNQKIADDLTELGQLATTPDANIIKLPNISASMPQLKSAIKELQSQGYALPDYPEDPKDVSEWNVKARYDKVKGSAVNPVLREGNSDRRAPLSVKNYARKHPHKMGAWSKDSRTHVAHMDGGDFYGSEKSTVVDKATTVKIEWFGKDGTSKVLKEKTALKDGEIIDAAVMSKKALTSFIDAQIAEAKSQGILFSLHLKATMMKVSDPIMFGFAVNEFYKDVLTKHADALKSVGFEPNNGIGDLYARLGQLPQATQDAILADISAEYAKRPALAMVNSDKGITNLHVPSDVIIDASMPAMIRDSGKMWNAEGKLEDTKAVIPDRSYAGVYQAVIEDCKAHGAFDPATMGSVPNVGLMAQAAEEYGSHDKTFQIAGDGVVKVIDESGKVLLEQPVETGDIWRMCQTKDAPIQDWVKLAVTRARLSNTPAVFWLDINRAHDAQVIKKVERYLKDHDLSGLDIRVLSPVDATTFSLERIRKGQDTISVTGNVLRDYLTDLFPIMELGTSAKMLSIVPLMAGGGLFETGAGGSAPKHVQQFLEEDYLRWDSLGEYLAIAASLEHLANRYDNADARVLAKTLDEANGKILDNNKSPARKVGELDNRGSHFYLAMYWAQALAAQNDDAKLKAKFESIAKLLTENEAKIVGELNGAQGKAVDIKGYYHPSTDLITQAMRPSKTFNDALSSLG from the coding sequence ATGTCGAACACGCCGAAGATCATTTACACGCTTACGGACGAAGCGCCGTACCTCGCCACGCATTCGCTGCTGCCCATCATCAAGGCGTTCACCAGCACCGCTGGTATCGCTGTCGAGACGCGCGACATCTCGCTGGCCGGTCGCATCATTGCCCAGTTCCCAGACATCCTGCCGGACAACCAGAAGATCGCCGACGACTTGACGGAACTTGGCCAGTTGGCGACCACGCCGGATGCCAACATCATCAAGCTCCCCAACATCAGTGCATCGATGCCGCAGCTCAAGAGCGCGATCAAGGAACTGCAGTCGCAGGGTTACGCGCTGCCGGACTACCCGGAAGACCCGAAGGACGTCAGCGAGTGGAACGTCAAGGCGCGCTACGATAAGGTCAAGGGCAGCGCCGTGAACCCCGTGCTGCGCGAGGGCAACTCTGACCGCCGCGCACCGCTCTCGGTGAAGAACTACGCACGCAAGCACCCGCACAAGATGGGCGCGTGGTCCAAGGATTCGCGGACGCACGTCGCCCACATGGACGGCGGCGACTTCTACGGTAGCGAGAAGTCCACCGTGGTCGACAAGGCCACCACCGTGAAGATCGAGTGGTTCGGCAAGGACGGCACCAGCAAGGTGCTGAAGGAAAAGACCGCGCTGAAGGACGGCGAGATCATCGACGCCGCCGTGATGAGCAAGAAAGCGCTGACCAGCTTTATCGACGCGCAGATCGCTGAGGCGAAGAGTCAGGGCATCCTGTTCTCGCTGCATCTGAAGGCCACCATGATGAAGGTCTCCGACCCCATCATGTTTGGTTTCGCGGTCAACGAGTTCTACAAGGACGTGCTGACCAAGCACGCCGACGCACTCAAGAGCGTGGGCTTTGAGCCGAACAACGGCATCGGTGACCTCTATGCGCGCCTCGGCCAGCTGCCGCAGGCCACGCAGGATGCAATCCTCGCCGATATCTCGGCGGAGTACGCCAAGCGCCCGGCGCTGGCCATGGTCAATTCCGACAAGGGCATCACCAACCTGCACGTGCCGAGCGACGTCATCATCGACGCGTCCATGCCGGCGATGATCCGCGACTCCGGCAAGATGTGGAACGCTGAAGGCAAGCTCGAGGACACCAAGGCGGTGATCCCCGATCGCAGCTACGCGGGCGTGTACCAGGCCGTCATCGAAGACTGCAAAGCACATGGCGCGTTCGATCCGGCGACCATGGGTAGCGTGCCCAACGTAGGCCTGATGGCGCAGGCCGCCGAAGAGTACGGCTCGCACGACAAGACCTTCCAGATCGCTGGCGACGGCGTGGTCAAAGTCATCGACGAGTCCGGCAAGGTGCTGCTGGAGCAGCCGGTGGAAACCGGCGACATCTGGCGCATGTGCCAGACCAAGGACGCGCCGATCCAGGATTGGGTGAAGCTCGCCGTCACGCGTGCTCGCCTGTCCAACACGCCGGCTGTGTTCTGGCTCGATATCAACCGCGCGCACGACGCGCAGGTGATCAAGAAGGTCGAGCGCTACCTCAAGGACCACGATCTGTCCGGCTTGGACATTCGTGTGCTTTCGCCGGTCGACGCCACCACGTTCTCGCTGGAGCGTATCCGCAAGGGCCAGGACACCATCTCGGTCACCGGCAACGTGCTGCGCGACTACCTCACCGACCTGTTCCCGATCATGGAGCTGGGTACCAGCGCGAAGATGCTCTCCATCGTGCCGCTGATGGCCGGTGGTGGCTTGTTCGAAACCGGTGCGGGCGGTTCGGCGCCCAAGCACGTGCAGCAGTTCCTGGAAGAGGACTACCTGCGCTGGGATTCGCTGGGCGAGTATCTCGCCATTGCCGCATCGTTGGAGCATCTCGCCAACCGCTACGACAACGCCGATGCTCGCGTGCTGGCCAAGACGCTGGACGAAGCCAACGGCAAGATCCTCGACAACAACAAGTCGCCGGCGCGCAAGGTCGGTGAGCTCGACAATCGCGGCAGCCACTTCTACCTCGCCATGTACTGGGCGCAGGCACTTGCCGCGCAGAACGACGACGCCAAGCTCAAGGCGAAGTTCGAGTCGATCGCGAAACTGCTCACTGAGAACGAAGCCAAGATCGTCGGCGAACTGAACGGTGCGCAGGGCAAGGCGGTTGATATCAAGGGCTACTACCACCCGAGCACGGACCTCATCACCCAGGCCATGCGCCCGAGCAAGACCTTCAACGACGCGTTGTCGTCGTTGGGCTGA